The following nucleotide sequence is from Gemmatimonadales bacterium.
TGGCGGGCGATCCCGAGCTGCTGGTGCGGCGGTTCGAGCGTGAGGCGCGCGCCACCGCCGCGCTCACGTCTCCCCACACGGTGCAGCTCTACGATTTCGGCGTCACCGACGACGGCCGGCTGTACTACGTGATGGAGCTGCTCGACGGCCTCGACCTCGACACCCTGGTCCGGCAGCACGGGCCACTGCCGGCGGAGCGGGTCGTCCACCTGCTGCGCCAGGTCTGTTCGGCGCTCGCGGACGCACACGCCAACGGCCTGGTCCACCGCGACATCAAGCCGGCCAACGTGGTGGTCAGCCGGGCCGGCACCACCTTCGACTTCGTCAAGGTGCTCGACTTCGGGCTGGTCAAGCTCGACGGCGCACGGAGCGCCGGCAAGGACGCCATCAACCTCACCGCCGAGGACAGCTGGAGCGGCACGCCGGGGTACATGGCGCCGGAGGTGGTGCTCGGCGCTGCCGACACCGATCATCGGGTCGACCTGTACGCGCTGGGGTGTGTCGCCTACTGGCTCCTCACCGGCAGGATGGTCTTCGAGGGGGAGAACGCCATGCAGGTGATGATGCAGCACGTGCAGGCGGAGCCGAAGCGGCCGTCACTCCGAACGGAACAGGCCATCCCGGCTGCGCTGGAGGAGCTGGTCATGGAGTGCTTGGAGAAGGACCCGGCGCGGCGTCCGGCCACCGCGGAGGTCGTGAGCGAGCGGTTGGGCGCGGTTCCTCCGACAGCGAGCTGGACCGCGGAGCGGGCGGAGCAGTGGTGGGCGATGCATCGCCCGCGGCCGCGGGACGCGCGGCCCGTTGCGGATGTTCTCCTCTCGCACGAGGGGCACGAGCTCCGCATCGGGCCGCGAGTCAGGCCGTCGGGGTAGCGCCGACGGCAAGTGGAACCTTCAGGTCATGCCATCTGAAGCGCCGGCATGGCCGCCTGCACGTCCCCCCACGGATACGGCCAGTCTCCGTTGGCCTTGCGGATCGTGTGCCAGAGTCCGTCGGACTCGTCCAGCACGAACACGTGCACATCGCCGTTCTGATCAGCGGTGGCGGAGACGAACCGGGTCGGCCCGACGTCGGGGTGCCCCTGATTGCGGATCGCCTGCTGGACATCGCCCCAGGGATAGGGCCAGTCGCCATTGGCCAAGCGGATGGTGTGCCATAAGCCGTCCGTCTGGTCGAGCACGAACAGGTGCAGGTCGCCGTTGGGCGCGGCGGCGGCGGAGACGAGCCGGGTCGGGCCGACGTCGGGGTGTCCCTGGTCGCGGATCGCCTGCTGCACATCGCCCCAGGGATAGGGCCAGTCGCCATTGGCCAGGCGGATCGTATGCCAGAGGCCGTTCGCCTGATCCAGGACCAAGGTGTGCACGTCGCCGCTTGGTGCGGCGGATGATGCCACGAAGGTCGTCTGCATCGCCGCCCCTCGCAGGATGATCCCGACCTGCTCCCACGCATCGACGACCGCTTGTCGCTCCGCGGCACTGTAGAGCTTGGAGGCATTGTCAGCGGTCAGCTCCGCGAATTGCTGGAAGGATGCAGTGGATGACAGGCGCGGGTCGCACAGCGTGGCATACCAGATGTGGCCGGGCTTGTCCCAGGCGAACCCACCCAGCGCGATGGCCAGCAGGTAGAAGGCGTGATTGGGAATGCCGGAGTTGACGTGGACTCCGCCATTGTCGTCGGTGCCCTGGTAGTAGTCGTTCATGTGCGCCGGCTGGGGATCTTTTCCGAGGACCGGGTCGTCGAACGCGGTCCCCGGCGCCTTCATGGACCGCAGGGCGACGCCCTGCACCTGGGCGGTGAACAGCCCCTCGCCGATCAACCAATCCGCCTGGGCCGCGGTCTGCTGGGGTGATTTCGAGTACTGCTTCACCAACGACCCGAACACATCCGACATCGATTCATTCAGCGCACCCGGCTGGTCCTGGTAGACGAGGTTGGCGGTGTGCTCGGTCACACCGTGCGTCAGCTCGTGGCCGATGACATCGATGGAGATAGTGAAGCGGTTGAAGTACTGGCCGTCACCGTCGCCGAACACCATCTGCGAGCCATTCCAGAAAGCGTTGTCGTAGCCCTGGCCGTAGTGAACGCTGCCGAGCACCGGCATCGCCGCGTCGTCGATCGAGTTGCGGTTGTATGCCGTCCAGTACAGGTCCAGGGTGGATCCGAATCCATCATAGGCCTCGGTGACCGCGATGTCTCCCGTCGCGGCCTGGCCCTCGCCTCTCACCAGCTGTCCCGGGAGGACGGTTCCGTGCTGGGCGTCGTAGATCCTCCTCTGTTGCGAAGGGGGAGCGACCATCCGCCCTCGCCGCCGCTGGCGATCGATCAGTGGGCGTTCGTGCAGCGATTGAATCAGTCGTGCGGTGCGGAGCGAAGTGTCGATGCCCAACGTCCGCAGGGCGCGCTCGCGCTGTTCGGGGGTTCCCCGCTGCGCGATCGCTTCCAAGACGTACGGCGGGATAATGCAGCAGCCGGCCGAGTGGCCGTGGTGGTGTGTCATATGCGATCCTCTGTGATCCGATCGATCTCGGTCGGTCGGAAGGGCCTCTTCCATGGCAGGGGGGAAGGTGTCAGGAACTCCGGTGTACCCGTCCATGTTGCTCGAGGAAGTTCACCAGACGTTGCAGCGCAGGGTCACCGATCGGCTCGACCGCTCGCACCGTATGAACTCGATCCTGGTCTTCGACCGTGATCTCGAATGTGCGGTAATCGGCAGCACCTGGAGGAGCGGCGCCAACCTGAGGTGGCAGGCTCGTGAACCGGGACTCCTGAAGCAAGCGCTCCAGCACTGCCCGGTCCGCCGTATCCAGGGACGACGAGTCGAGCGTCATAGGACGCATGAGTCCCGGCAGGTAGGCGAGGCCACCGGACCGTGAAAGCGTTACTCGCATTACAGGGGCTCGGATGTGCAGGAGTCTCTGCGCAACGCCAGGGTATGACGCAGTACCGAAGGTGTCAATAGGATTGTTGCGGCGCGCGATCGAGCGGCGAGTGCGCGGAGAACCACGGCGCGACGCATAGTAATAATTGCGCGCCATCGCGCGACCACAAAGCGCGGTTTTGTGTCGCATCGGGAGACTAGGAGTCGCCCGATGCGTCAGGCCAGGCCGGAGTCGCCCCTAGTCCTCGGAACCAGGAACGAACTGACAGTCACTCCCGACCGCGATGCACAACGAGTACCGGGTCGCTACCCCCGCCTCGTCCAGGACGATGAGATAGTGGTCCCCCGGCGAGACTTCCGCGTTCAGGGTCTCGGTTGAACCACTCCCGTGGGCCTCGGCCGACACGCCGAATTCCCCCAGCAGCAGGATGCCCAGGTTGCTCGAGTCCGCGGCGGCGAAGGGGCGAGCAGCGACTTTCACAGTGAGAAAGGGGTTGGGTCCGTCATCGAGGTCACCAGGAATCGTGATCCGGAACCAGTCCACGTCGTAGGGATTATCGATGGTGAGGGTGTCGGCAAAGGGAAGGTCGATACTCGTGGCGGGATTCCCCGCATTGAGATCGGCTCCCAGGCAGTGGTCATTTTCCTCGAAGCGGTCCGGCAGGATCCGCGGATCGGCTGTCTTGTAGCCATCCTGAACGGTGACGCTGTAGCGCCCCGGAGGGTCCCCCAGGACGCCGAGCAGAAGGTCCCCGGCCGGCAAGTCCTTCAGCGCGCGCACCACGGTGACCGGACCAGTGCGGGGTACCGGCCGCGGGAACTGGATGAACGCGCCCCCGCCGGAATCGGACCCGGATTGTATACCTCGACAGATCTGTCCCCCTACCCCTATTGCCCAGAGGGATGGGTCTCCGTCGGCAAGGGCCGTCCCGACCGGCTTGGGCCCGATGGAGACCACCGGATCGAACAGAGTGACGGCCGGTGTTTCGGTCGAGATCGTGATGGTGATGGCGCGTCCCGCCGTCGGCAGGGCGAATCGGAAGCCATCCGATTGCTCCCCTACCGTCAGGGCCAGGGCCGGATTGTAGAACAGGGTATCGGGTGGCCGAATCGGCGGTCCGGTGAGGTCGATCAGGGGCGGCGGCTCCCCGAGCTCGTGGTACAGATCCGTCGCCAGTACCGTGGTCGGAGCCGGAGCGAGCGCCGTGGCGCCCTGGAGCGTGACGGCGGCGGCGCGCGCCGTTGTCGCTGGGTAAGGGACCCAGAAGTCGAGGCGGCCCAGGCCGGATCGCTCACCCGAGAATGTGGTCTCGTCCGGGATGAGGTCAGCTTCACCCATCGACACGCGAGCGAGGTTTGCCAGGCCCACGCCGAAGATGTTCACCCGGTCCCCATAGCGAACCACAGCCGGGACAACGCTGTCGATCTCGACCGAGTTAGCGACCCTGATGGCCAGGGTCGCCGGCTCGGCGCCCGCAAAGCCGGTGGCGGTGGCTTGGATCTCCGCCGTGCCGCTCCGGAGTCCGGTGACGGTCGCGGAGCCGTCACTGGCGCCGGCGACGGTGGCGACCGACGGGTCGGAAGATCGCCAAGTGATCTCGGCGCCCGGGATCGACTCCGAAGCCCCAGAGGAGGACCGGCGGCTGATGTGACCGTTCACCCGCATGCTGGTGTTGAGGACGACGAGGCCGGAGGGTGCGTCGATAGCGACGACCATCTCTCCGCTCTGATCGGAGGGCAAGGCGCAGCCGGCGGCCACCAAGGAGGCGAGGAGCCAGCCGGCCGCGAAAGGGTGGGACGGCACCGAGTCGCTTTCGTCGAACCGTTTGAGGCGACAAGATATATCTGGAATTCGAGCTCCGCCACGTACCCACGTCTGCAACTTGCCGAGCTTCTGATGGCTCGGCATATTAGGCCGCTTCTCACCCACTTCGGCTCCGCCTGGTGCTCTTCGCTGTGCGACGCTGCCGTTCGCGGCTCCCTCTCGCCCACCTCGCGATCGGGCTCTTCAGTCTCGGCTGCGGCGCCGGCGAGTCTCTCGAGAGCGCTCCGACCGGCAGTCTGCTCATCCTCACAGCCATCCAGGGCGGGGCGTCGGATCCGAACGGCTTCGTCGTCTCGATCAATGGCGATTCGGGCCGGGCTATCGGCCCGGCCGACAGCCTTAGGGCAAGCGACCTACGGCCGGCAGAGTATCGGGTCACCCTCCTCGACCTCGCCGAGCACTGCACGGTGAGCAGCCCCAATCCGCAGGACGTGCTGGTCGTGGCCGGCCTGACCACGACGGTCCGGTTCGAGGTCGACTGTCAGGCACCGGAGCCCGGCCAGGGCCAGCTCCAGGTCATCGTTGGAACCAGCGGAGTGGAGCTGGACCCGGACGGCTACATATTGTACGTCGACTCCGACAGTGCCCGAAGGATCGAGGTCGACGACACCCTGCTCATCGCGAACCTGACCAGCGGCTCCCATCTGGTGCGGCTCGGCGGCCTGGCTCAGAATTGCACCACTGGCCAGGCGAACCCGGACACGGTGATAGTCACCACCGACCAGACCGAGGCCGCGACGTTCCAGGTGAGCTGCTGGCCACCGCTCGACGGCAGGATCGCATATGCGCAGCAGTTTTCGGGCTTCTCCTCGATCGAGGCCCTGGATAGCAAACGGACGAGCGAGACGTCGCTGTTCTTCAACACGCCGCCGGATTTCTCCACCCATCCGTCGTGGTCCCCGGACGGGTCTCGAATCGCCTACTCCGGAAGGAGCACCGACGCCTTCGAGGGCTCCGTCTGGGTCTCCGACACCGATTTCAATGCCACTCAGTTGACCGGCTGCCAGCTCACGGCCCCAAGGCCGGTGTGGTCGCCTGACGGGCGCCGAGTGCTCTGCCGCTCGGAACAGGGCGACCTGTTCACCGAGGCGATCGACGCATCCGGCACCCAGCCGGTAGCCGCCGGGTTCCACGAGATCGAGTCGGCGTCATGGTCCAGGACAGGATCCATCGCGTTTCGGGTCGAGGACCTGGACGGGCGGAGCGCAGAGATCTACGTCATGACCACCGCCGCCGCTCAGCCCCGGCGAGTGCTCGCCTTCGAAAGCGAACCGGTGGATACCAGTGGCGTACCCATGTGGTCCCCGGATGGCCGGCGTATCGCTACCGTGGTGAAGGTTCCCAATCCGGATGCCGGCGGACCGAGCTTCCTGGAGGTGCGGGTGCTCGACCTGGCGACCTCAGTCGTCACGATGGTCTATCGCGATAGGCAGGACCCACTCGAGCTCGGCTGGTCGCCGGACGGGCGATATTTGGCTTTCGAGGTGGATGGCGTCATCCGGCGTGTGGGGGGGGACGGCAGCGACCCGCGCCAGTTGACCGAAGGACACTCGCCCGCGTGGTCACCTGACGGGAGCAGGATCGCATTCACTCGCGAGGACTTCGCCACCGACATCGAGGGGGTGCTCCAGTCGGTGAGCCGGATCTTCGTCATGAACGCCGATGGCACCGGCGTGCTGCGCCTCACCCTGGGTCTCACGACGGATGTCGAGCCGGCCTGGGCTCCATGACGCGTCCTTACTTCCTCGGAAACATGATCGGCCTTGCTCTGGGCGCGGGGGCCTGGCTCGGCTGCTCGAGCGAGTCGTCTGTTACACCGTCTGGCCGAATCGAGGTGGACGTCGCGCGGAGCGGGGTCCCGGTAGACCTGACGGGATTGGTGGTCATTCTGGATCAACGCGCAAGGGCCGCGCTGAACGATTCGGGAACCGTGGCATTCGATGCTGTCGAGCCCGGCACCCATCGCATCACGCTCGCCGGTGTCGATTCGCGCTGCCAGGTGTCGCCGGGCCTCGAGAGCGATCTGGTGGCGGCTGAGGACGACACCGCGCGGGTGGAATTCGCGATCAGTTGTCCCGCGGGCTGGGGCGCCATCCAGGTCGTGACCACGACATCGGGGTCGGACGCCGACCCTGACGGGTACATGGTGCTGGTGGATGACGGGCCGCGCCTTCGAGTGGACGACGCGGGCGTGCATCAGCTCACCGCGACGGAGGGCCCCCACAGCGTGAGGCTCGCCGACCTGAGCCCCAACTGCGTCTTGGCCGGGGCGGAGGTGCAGGCGGTGGAGGTCGCGGCCGAGCAGGTCACCCAGGTGACGTTTGCGATCGACTGTATCGCCGTTCCGAGCGCCGGCCCGGGCCGGGAGATCGCGTTCGTCAGCGACCGAGACGCCGACAGTCTCCGCCCGCTCGTCGTCTATGTCATGAACGACGACGGGAGCCACGTGCATCGGCTGTCCGACACCCTGAGTCGCGAGCATACCAGTCCTGCCTGGTCTCCCGACGGGGCTCGGCTCGCCATCGTGGGCCTGACATCCAACCTCGCCCCGGCGATCACGGTGGGAACCGCCGACGGAGCGCTGGTCCGCCAGCTCCGGATGGAGCATCCGATTTCTTTCAACTCGGAGCTCTCCTGGTCGCTCGACGCGACCGGGATTCTCTTCACCACCTTTGACGAAGGTTGCCCCGAGGTGGTCCAGGCCCAAGTTGATGGGAGCGGCGAATCGGTGGTGATGTCGGATGATCATTGTCCTGATGACATACTCGCATTCAGGTACTCACCGGACGGCGCCCGTCTCGCTTTTCTGAGAGCCTGTTTCAGCTGTAACATCCCCGCGACCGAGCTGGTGGTCCGGAATGCCACAACACTCGAAGACGTCGAGCTGCCTTGTTTCATTTCTGGTCCGTCCGACGGACTCTCCTGGTCCCCGGATGGGAGGAAGCTTGCGATCGATTCGGGTGGCGAGCTGGGCGAGGAGCTCTTCGGCCACGAGATCTGGATCATGGACCTGGAGGCCCGCACGTGCAGCCAGATTACCTCCGGGCCGGAGGGCGGGTCCTCCCCCAGCTGGTCTCCGGACGGGAGCCGGATCACCCTCGTGAGCACGCGCGATGGCAACCCGGAGATCTATGTCATGAACGCCGATGGGTCGGGTCAGCGCCGCCTCACGAGCAACACCGGCTTGGACGCGCAGCCCGCCTGGCGCCCCTAGTCCATGCCGCCGGCCAACGCAAACCCAATGATCTGCTCCTACTGCAAGACGCCGCTTCCCGAGCACAGCCGCTTCTGCCTGGTGTGCGGCGCGGACCTGTCCGATCCCGAGGTCAGCACCCGCCAGCGCGCGGTCGTCAAGGAGCTCTTCGAGGAGCTCAAGCGGGCCCTCAAGAAGCGCTACCGGGTGACCGATATCCTCGGACGGGGTGGGATGGGCGCGGTCTTCCTGGCCGAGGACCTGCGGCTTGGCAGGCGGGTGGCGATCAAGGTGCTGCGGCCGGAACTCGCAGGTGAGCCCGGGTTTCTCGGCCGATTCGAGCGGGAGGCCCGCATCTCGGCCCAACTCGATCATCCCAACATCATTCCGATCTACGAGGTCGCCCAGGAGGGCGAGCTGCATTACTTCGTAATGAAGCACGTCGCGGGGAAGTCGCTCGACGAGCTTCTGGCTGGGAAGCCGATGCCGGTCGAGCAGGCCCGGCCTATCCTCTGGCAGGCGGCCTGCGGGCTCGGTCATGCGCACGCCCGGGGGGTCATCCATCGCGACGTGAAGCCCTCGAACATCATGGTGGACGAGACCGGTCGCGTCATCATCACCGACTTCGGGATCTCCAAGGCCATTCAATCGAGCACCCAGTACACCTCTACCGGGCAGGTGCTCGGCACCCCGCGCTACGTCAGCCCCGAGCAGGTTCAGGCCCTTCCCCTGGATGGGCGGAGCGACCAGTACTCGCTCGCCGTGGTCGGCTATCAGATGATGGTCGGCCGACTTCCGCTAATCGCCGAGACGGTGCACGCCCTGATGTACAAGCACATCTACGAGACTCCCGTCCCGGCCGCCACTGTCTCGCCGGAGATCCCGGGGCCGGTGTCGGACAGCCTCCAGCGGGCGCTCGCGAAGGAGCCGGAACAGCGGTTCCCCTCGATGGAGGACTTCGCCACCGCTCTCTGGCCTGAGCGCCCCGCGCGCGCAGGCGAGCCCCAGCCGGTGGTGGCCATCAGCGGCGGTGCTCAGGCGTCGCGGCCTGACGAGGCGGCAGCATCTCTCCCGCTGCCGGCACGAGGCCGTCGTCTGGCGTTGATGACGGGCGGTCTGATTGTCCTGGCGGTCTTGGGGCTCGGTGTGGTGACGCTCACCCATCGGCGGGAGCGCGGAGAGAGCACGATGCACTCGATCGACACGGTTACCACTGCGCGGGCGCCCACCAGCGAGCCGCCGGCGG
It contains:
- a CDS encoding serine/threonine-protein kinase yields the protein MSNLLDRGLDSSSGLAFVRERLALLSKTLFVVSFAFYLFLLASMVLIGGAPFVVVVRGPVAFGHLCASVTMALLWLVASRTSPTLKNLGALDVISFVLAGAFLSLMTIEEEGQILQTLLALTVTVMLRAILLPSRPGRTLLLSALVFAPTVVVCIARHHPTAFLPGFSPAYQKLQMTLNTVLWSVLGTTLATIASRVLYGLRRQVAEASELGQYLLEEKIGGGGMGEVWRARHRLLIRPAAIKLIRQRALGAMAGDPELLVRRFEREARATAALTSPHTVQLYDFGVTDDGRLYYVMELLDGLDLDTLVRQHGPLPAERVVHLLRQVCSALADAHANGLVHRDIKPANVVVSRAGTTFDFVKVLDFGLVKLDGARSAGKDAINLTAEDSWSGTPGYMAPEVVLGAADTDHRVDLYALGCVAYWLLTGRMVFEGENAMQVMMQHVQAEPKRPSLRTEQAIPAALEELVMECLEKDPARRPATAEVVSERLGAVPPTASWTAERAEQWWAMHRPRPRDARPVADVLLSHEGHELRIGPRVRPSG
- a CDS encoding M4 family metallopeptidase, translating into MTHHHGHSAGCCIIPPYVLEAIAQRGTPEQRERALRTLGIDTSLRTARLIQSLHERPLIDRQRRRGRMVAPPSQQRRIYDAQHGTVLPGQLVRGEGQAATGDIAVTEAYDGFGSTLDLYWTAYNRNSIDDAAMPVLGSVHYGQGYDNAFWNGSQMVFGDGDGQYFNRFTISIDVIGHELTHGVTEHTANLVYQDQPGALNESMSDVFGSLVKQYSKSPQQTAAQADWLIGEGLFTAQVQGVALRSMKAPGTAFDDPVLGKDPQPAHMNDYYQGTDDNGGVHVNSGIPNHAFYLLAIALGGFAWDKPGHIWYATLCDPRLSSTASFQQFAELTADNASKLYSAAERQAVVDAWEQVGIILRGAAMQTTFVASSAAPSGDVHTLVLDQANGLWHTIRLANGDWPYPWGDVQQAIRDQGHPDVGPTRLVSAAAAPNGDLHLFVLDQTDGLWHTIRLANGDWPYPWGDVQQAIRNQGHPDVGPTRFVSATADQNGDVHVFVLDESDGLWHTIRKANGDWPYPWGDVQAAMPALQMA
- a CDS encoding protealysin inhibitor emfourin, with the protein product MRHKTALCGRAMARNYYYASRRGSPRTRRSIARRNNPIDTFGTASYPGVAQRLLHIRAPVMRVTLSRSGGLAYLPGLMRPMTLDSSSLDTADRAVLERLLQESRFTSLPPQVGAAPPGAADYRTFEITVEDQDRVHTVRAVEPIGDPALQRLVNFLEQHGRVHRSS
- a CDS encoding carboxypeptidase-like regulatory domain-containing protein; amino-acid sequence: MPSHPFAAGWLLASLVAAGCALPSDQSGEMVVAIDAPSGLVVLNTSMRVNGHISRRSSSGASESIPGAEITWRSSDPSVATVAGASDGSATVTGLRSGTAEIQATATGFAGAEPATLAIRVANSVEIDSVVPAVVRYGDRVNIFGVGLANLARVSMGEADLIPDETTFSGERSGLGRLDFWVPYPATTARAAAVTLQGATALAPAPTTVLATDLYHELGEPPPLIDLTGPPIRPPDTLFYNPALALTVGEQSDGFRFALPTAGRAITITISTETPAVTLFDPVVSIGPKPVGTALADGDPSLWAIGVGGQICRGIQSGSDSGGGAFIQFPRPVPRTGPVTVVRALKDLPAGDLLLGVLGDPPGRYSVTVQDGYKTADPRILPDRFEENDHCLGADLNAGNPATSIDLPFADTLTIDNPYDVDWFRITIPGDLDDGPNPFLTVKVAARPFAAADSSNLGILLLGEFGVSAEAHGSGSTETLNAEVSPGDHYLIVLDEAGVATRYSLCIAVGSDCQFVPGSED
- a CDS encoding LpqB family beta-propeller domain-containing protein, producing MTRPYFLGNMIGLALGAGAWLGCSSESSVTPSGRIEVDVARSGVPVDLTGLVVILDQRARAALNDSGTVAFDAVEPGTHRITLAGVDSRCQVSPGLESDLVAAEDDTARVEFAISCPAGWGAIQVVTTTSGSDADPDGYMVLVDDGPRLRVDDAGVHQLTATEGPHSVRLADLSPNCVLAGAEVQAVEVAAEQVTQVTFAIDCIAVPSAGPGREIAFVSDRDADSLRPLVVYVMNDDGSHVHRLSDTLSREHTSPAWSPDGARLAIVGLTSNLAPAITVGTADGALVRQLRMEHPISFNSELSWSLDATGILFTTFDEGCPEVVQAQVDGSGESVVMSDDHCPDDILAFRYSPDGARLAFLRACFSCNIPATELVVRNATTLEDVELPCFISGPSDGLSWSPDGRKLAIDSGGELGEELFGHEIWIMDLEARTCSQITSGPEGGSSPSWSPDGSRITLVSTRDGNPEIYVMNADGSGQRRLTSNTGLDAQPAWRP
- a CDS encoding protein kinase gives rise to the protein MICSYCKTPLPEHSRFCLVCGADLSDPEVSTRQRAVVKELFEELKRALKKRYRVTDILGRGGMGAVFLAEDLRLGRRVAIKVLRPELAGEPGFLGRFEREARISAQLDHPNIIPIYEVAQEGELHYFVMKHVAGKSLDELLAGKPMPVEQARPILWQAACGLGHAHARGVIHRDVKPSNIMVDETGRVIITDFGISKAIQSSTQYTSTGQVLGTPRYVSPEQVQALPLDGRSDQYSLAVVGYQMMVGRLPLIAETVHALMYKHIYETPVPAATVSPEIPGPVSDSLQRALAKEPEQRFPSMEDFATALWPERPARAGEPQPVVAISGGAQASRPDEAAASLPLPARGRRLALMTGGLIVLAVLGLGVVTLTHRRERGESTMHSIDTVTTARAPTSEPPAEEPRAAPEPATVPAPGATGLDSMPSAPRESTARVPLPPPPTPKGKPARRRPGVSAVRPSPADTQIGPSPVVAPKTGYLTVNAIPYGTVSIDGVEIGDTPVVRHEVPPGAHRISIVREGFRTDSTVATVTPGNEVRLSRTLMKENR